One genomic segment of Sminthopsis crassicaudata isolate SCR6 chromosome 2, ASM4859323v1, whole genome shotgun sequence includes these proteins:
- the PIERCE1 gene encoding piercer of microtubule wall 1 protein — MPQEAPQQSSEHDEQKAEEGYLEKTSDYYRVSQNLPARFNNPGWFRGYRIKETHPVYRTSNQTYGSRAPTVHEMPKSFHTKSHTFSKHYEKCGMYRNNGFNVYTDKSIVTGPDNFITYYDRLNFHPSYNVNKPSICD; from the exons ATGCCCCAGGAAGCCCCTCAACAATCTTCTGAACATGATGAACAAAAGGCAGAAGAAGGTTATTTGGAGAAAACCAGTGATTATTACCGAGTGAGCCAAAATTTGCCTGCCAGGTTCAATAACCCTGGGTGGTTTCGGGGCTACAG GATTAAGGAAACTCATCCAGTATACAGGACATCTAACCAAACCTATGGTAGCAGAGCACCTACTGTACATGAAATGCCT aaaagtttccATACCAAATCACATACCTTTTCTAAACATTATGAAAAATGTGGAATGTACAGAAACAATGGTTTCAATGTCTACACTGACAAGAGCATTGTGACTGGCCCTGATAATTTCATCACGTATTATGATCGATTGAACTTCCATCCCAGTTACAATGTTAATAAACCATCAATCTGTGATTAA